A single window of [Clostridium] hylemonae DSM 15053 DNA harbors:
- a CDS encoding MurT ligase domain-containing protein, with protein MGLRRMLAVWAAKITEKISVHIFHRQGVTWAGKIALRICPSVLKELSGQVRKGIFIVCGTNGKTTTNNMLCAALQAEGNKVICNHTGSNMLNGVVAAFVLGAGNSGRLDADYACIEVDEASTRKVFPHFKPDYMVLTNLFRDQLDRYGEIDITMNILKEVMRTAPEMKVIVNGDDALSAYLAMESGCRYVTYGISEQVVTDNSLNEIREGRFCKRCGAPLSYKFYHYSQLGDYACTECDFRRPDIQFDASEVEVGGRLAFTVEGRRISADYKGFYNVYNILAAYAAGRTAGLKLEQFNRMLETFNPENGRMERFTVGETKILLNLAKNPAGFNQNISAVMQDASRKDIIIVINDNAQDGTDVSWLWDVDFDRFKEDDVNSVTVSGIRCHDMGLRLKYTDILNAIQPDVEKAICERVENGCGNLYVLVNYTALFSTRNVLKRLEGER; from the coding sequence ATGGGATTACGACGAATGCTGGCCGTCTGGGCGGCAAAAATTACAGAAAAGATCAGTGTGCACATTTTCCACAGGCAGGGTGTGACATGGGCCGGAAAGATCGCGCTCAGGATCTGCCCGTCCGTGCTGAAGGAACTCTCGGGTCAGGTGAGAAAAGGCATCTTTATCGTGTGCGGTACGAACGGAAAGACAACGACGAACAATATGCTCTGCGCGGCGCTTCAGGCAGAGGGAAATAAAGTGATCTGCAATCACACCGGTTCCAATATGCTCAACGGCGTGGTGGCCGCATTTGTGCTCGGAGCCGGAAACAGCGGCAGGCTCGATGCCGATTATGCGTGCATCGAGGTGGACGAGGCATCCACAAGAAAGGTTTTTCCTCATTTTAAACCGGATTACATGGTGCTGACAAATCTGTTCCGCGACCAGCTGGACCGGTACGGGGAGATCGACATCACGATGAATATATTGAAGGAAGTAATGCGCACAGCTCCTGAGATGAAGGTGATCGTAAACGGAGATGACGCGCTGTCGGCGTATCTTGCCATGGAAAGCGGCTGCCGGTATGTGACTTACGGTATCAGTGAACAGGTTGTGACGGACAACAGTCTGAATGAGATACGGGAAGGGCGGTTCTGCAAACGGTGCGGCGCGCCGCTTTCGTATAAGTTCTATCACTACAGCCAGCTCGGGGACTACGCATGTACGGAATGTGACTTCAGGCGTCCTGACATACAGTTTGACGCATCAGAGGTAGAGGTGGGCGGCAGGCTTGCCTTTACGGTGGAAGGCAGGAGAATTTCCGCGGACTATAAAGGCTTTTACAATGTCTATAATATTCTGGCGGCGTATGCGGCAGGCCGCACAGCAGGCCTTAAGCTTGAACAGTTCAACCGTATGCTTGAAACGTTCAATCCGGAAAACGGACGGATGGAGAGATTTACGGTAGGGGAGACCAAGATCCTTTTGAATCTGGCCAAGAATCCGGCAGGGTTCAACCAGAATATTTCTGCCGTCATGCAGGATGCTTCCCGGAAAGATATCATCATTGTGATCAATGACAACGCCCAGGACGGCACAGACGTGTCGTGGCTGTGGGATGTGGACTTTGACCGGTTTAAAGAAGACGACGTTAATTCCGTGACGGTCAGCGGTATCCGCTGCCATGACATGGGACTGCGCCTTAAATATACGGACATATTGAATGCGATACAGCCGGACGTGGAAAAAGCGATCTGCGAAAGGGTGGAAAACGGCTGCGGGAACCTGTATGTCCTGGTGAATTATACTGCACTTTTCAGTACGAGAAATGTGCTTAAGAGACTGGAGGGAGAGCGGTGA
- a CDS encoding helix-turn-helix domain-containing protein, whose product MSFEKRLKALRLKNEMTQDYVARRLNVARSTIAGYETKNRQPSHEKLTALASLFHVSVDYLLEGEETISITPSQSVPEPVTERNFLEKYRGLSAESKRDVLKYIHLMELRDTYQADS is encoded by the coding sequence ATGTCATTTGAGAAAAGGTTGAAAGCCCTGCGTCTGAAAAACGAGATGACGCAGGATTATGTTGCACGCCGGCTGAATGTGGCGCGCTCCACGATCGCCGGATACGAGACAAAGAACAGACAGCCTTCCCATGAAAAGCTGACTGCGCTCGCCAGCCTCTTCCACGTCTCTGTCGATTATCTGCTGGAGGGGGAGGAAACGATCAGCATCACTCCGTCACAGTCCGTGCCGGAGCCGGTCACGGAACGGAACTTTCTTGAAAAGTACCGCGGCCTCTCCGCCGAATCAAAAAGAGACGTGCTGAAATATATCCATCTTATGGAACTGCGCGATACGTACCAGGCTGATTCCTGA
- a CDS encoding DMT family transporter: MSGKQKYKGILYIVCSAFCFSLMNMFVRLSGDLPSVQKSFFRNLVAFFFALIMIRREAVPLRCRAGNLKYLLLRSLFGTVGILCNFYAVDHLVLADASMLNKMSPFFVVVFSIFILKERVTVPHMLFVGGAFAGSLFVIKPSFSNMDLLPSLIGLAGGLGAGAAYTFVRKLSLRGEKGPLIVCFFSAFSCLATLPFLIYGYEPMSLRQIVLLLFAGLAAAGGQFGITAAYSHAPAREISVYDYSQIMFSALLGLLVFGQVPDALSWLGYAVICTMAVLMFFYNLKREK; encoded by the coding sequence ATGAGTGGAAAACAAAAATATAAAGGGATCTTGTATATCGTATGTTCTGCGTTCTGCTTTTCGCTTATGAATATGTTCGTGCGTCTGTCAGGGGATCTGCCTTCCGTACAGAAAAGCTTCTTCCGGAATCTGGTGGCGTTCTTTTTCGCGCTTATTATGATCAGGCGGGAGGCGGTTCCACTTAGGTGCAGGGCGGGAAATCTGAAGTATCTGCTGCTTCGTTCCCTGTTTGGCACAGTTGGGATTCTGTGTAATTTTTATGCAGTGGACCACCTTGTCCTGGCGGACGCGTCAATGCTCAACAAGATGTCTCCGTTCTTTGTCGTAGTCTTCAGCATTTTTATACTGAAGGAGCGGGTGACGGTGCCGCACATGCTGTTTGTGGGCGGCGCTTTTGCGGGAAGCCTGTTTGTGATAAAACCGTCCTTTTCAAACATGGACCTCCTCCCGTCGCTTATCGGGCTGGCCGGCGGACTGGGAGCCGGCGCGGCGTATACATTTGTGCGCAAATTGAGCTTAAGGGGGGAAAAGGGCCCGCTGATCGTCTGTTTTTTCTCTGCTTTTTCCTGCCTGGCCACCTTGCCGTTTCTCATATACGGCTATGAGCCTATGAGTCTGAGGCAGATAGTTCTGCTCCTTTTTGCAGGTCTCGCGGCTGCGGGAGGGCAGTTTGGGATCACGGCCGCCTACAGCCATGCCCCGGCGCGGGAGATATCGGTGTACGACTATTCGCAGATCATGTTTTCCGCCCTGCTCGGGTTACTTGTCTTCGGCCAGGTGCCGGATGCACTCAGCTGGCTCGGTTATGCAGTCATCTGTACGATGGCAGTTTTGATGTTCTTTTACAATTTAAAGAGAGAAAAGTAA
- the ispG gene encoding flavodoxin-dependent (E)-4-hydroxy-3-methylbut-2-enyl-diphosphate synthase, which translates to MKREETKKIKIGNVYIGGGSPVAIQSMTNTRTEDAGATVSQILKLERAGCDIIRCAVPTMEAAEALTEIKKQIHIPLVADIHFDYRLAIAAIEHGADKIRINPGNIGGEDRVRAVVEKAAEYHVPIRVGVNSGSLEKHILEKFGKVTAEGLAESAMDKVHMIERTGYSEIVVSIKSSDVLMCVKAHELIAKECPYPLHVGITESGTLLSGNIKSSIGLGLILSKGIGDTVRVSLTGSPLEEIRSARLILKTLGLRTGGIEVVSCPTCGRTRIDLIGLANKVEDMVADIPLDIKVAVMGCVVNGPGEAREADIGIAGGVGEGLLIKKGEVVKKVKEEALLETLRQELLHWDE; encoded by the coding sequence ATGAAAAGAGAAGAAACGAAAAAAATTAAGATCGGAAATGTGTATATAGGAGGGGGAAGCCCTGTCGCCATACAGTCTATGACAAATACAAGAACCGAGGATGCAGGCGCGACCGTAAGCCAGATCCTGAAGCTGGAGAGAGCAGGCTGTGACATTATACGCTGTGCGGTGCCTACGATGGAGGCGGCTGAGGCTCTTACGGAGATCAAAAAGCAGATACATATACCGCTCGTGGCAGACATCCACTTTGACTACCGGCTTGCCATAGCCGCGATCGAACACGGTGCGGACAAGATCCGTATCAACCCGGGCAATATCGGCGGGGAAGACCGGGTGAGAGCTGTGGTGGAGAAAGCGGCAGAATATCATGTTCCGATCCGGGTCGGTGTCAACAGTGGTTCGCTGGAAAAGCATATTCTGGAAAAGTTCGGCAAAGTCACCGCAGAAGGGCTCGCAGAAAGCGCGATGGACAAGGTGCATATGATCGAACGTACGGGGTACAGTGAGATCGTGGTGAGCATCAAATCATCCGATGTCCTGATGTGTGTGAAAGCGCATGAACTCATAGCAAAGGAGTGTCCGTATCCGCTTCATGTCGGCATCACGGAGTCCGGCACACTGCTGTCCGGCAATATCAAGTCATCCATCGGGCTTGGGCTGATCCTGAGCAAAGGGATCGGTGATACGGTGCGCGTATCCCTCACCGGTTCCCCTCTGGAAGAGATCAGATCAGCAAGACTGATCCTGAAGACGCTCGGCCTTCGGACAGGCGGCATAGAAGTCGTTTCGTGCCCTACGTGCGGCAGAACAAGGATCGATCTGATCGGGCTGGCAAACAAAGTGGAAGATATGGTCGCGGATATCCCGCTCGACATCAAAGTGGCCGTCATGGGCTGCGTGGTGAACGGCCCCGGTGAGGCGAGGGAAGCCGACATCGGAATCGCCGGAGGAGTCGGGGAAGGACTGCTCATCAAAAAGGGCGAGGTCGTAAAAAAGGTGAAAGAAGAAGCGCTGCTTGAGACGCTGAGACAGGAGTTGTTGCATTGGGATGAGTAA
- a CDS encoding type 1 glutamine amidotransferase, with amino-acid sequence MKLTIGHLYPDLLNLYGDRGNIACMMKRCAWRGIEARTVEFNTGDEIDFQDLDIVLLGGGSDREQRIVCKNLLAIQEKFKEYVEDNGVVIAVCGGYQLLGKYYKTEEGTIEGLDLVDIYTEQGEGRLIDNIVLESSVCDMPVVGFENHGGRTFINDNTPFGRVLYGAGNDGESGYEGVIYKNVIGTYLHGPLLPKNPEICDWLIQRALERRYGCAELESLDDSREKAANEYIYNRFVKQ; translated from the coding sequence ATGAAGCTTACGATCGGACATCTCTACCCGGACCTTCTGAATCTGTACGGTGACCGCGGCAATATCGCATGCATGATGAAGCGGTGCGCCTGGAGGGGGATCGAGGCCCGGACGGTTGAGTTTAATACAGGGGATGAGATCGACTTTCAGGACCTTGATATCGTTCTTCTTGGCGGCGGTTCAGACCGGGAGCAGAGGATCGTGTGTAAGAATCTGCTCGCGATCCAGGAAAAGTTCAAGGAATATGTGGAAGATAACGGTGTTGTCATAGCTGTCTGCGGCGGTTATCAGCTGCTTGGGAAGTATTATAAGACAGAGGAAGGGACGATCGAGGGGCTGGACCTCGTGGATATATACACAGAGCAGGGGGAAGGACGCCTGATAGACAACATCGTGCTGGAGAGCAGCGTGTGCGACATGCCTGTAGTCGGGTTTGAAAATCACGGGGGAAGGACGTTTATCAACGATAACACACCGTTCGGCAGAGTGCTGTACGGCGCGGGAAACGATGGGGAGAGCGGGTACGAAGGAGTCATATATAAGAATGTGATCGGCACGTATCTCCACGGGCCGCTGCTGCCTAAAAACCCGGAGATCTGTGACTGGCTCATCCAGAGAGCGCTGGAGCGCCGGTACGGATGTGCAGAACTTGAGTCTCTGGACGACAGCAGGGAGAAGGCGGCAAACGAGTATATTTACAACAGATTTGTTAAACAATAA
- a CDS encoding carbohydrate kinase family protein, translating to MDKIYDVTALGEMLIDFTLNGQSSQGNNMFEACPGGAPCNVLAMLNKLGRKTAFIGKVGQDQFGRLLKDTIDELGIETKGLVLDEQIHTTLAFVHTFPDGDREFSFYRKPGADMMLTEEEVDYGLIRQSKVFHFGTLSMTDEPVMSATKKALETAKEAGCLISFDPNLRPPLWESLDKAKEAMEFGFRYCDILKISDNEIQFVSGKEDYDEGILYLKEKYKIPLIFLTMGKDGSRAYYKGTRVERKGFRVKAIETTGAGDTFCGCAIGGILDHGLDMLTESQLGNILTYANAGAALITMKKGAIRSMPEPAEIEALLHK from the coding sequence ATGGACAAGATATATGATGTAACGGCACTTGGTGAGATGCTGATCGATTTTACGCTGAATGGACAGAGCAGTCAGGGGAATAATATGTTTGAGGCATGTCCGGGCGGCGCGCCGTGCAATGTGCTGGCCATGCTGAACAAGCTGGGCAGAAAGACCGCTTTTATCGGAAAAGTGGGTCAGGATCAGTTCGGGCGCCTTTTGAAAGATACGATAGATGAACTTGGAATTGAGACAAAGGGTCTTGTCCTGGACGAACAGATCCACACGACGCTTGCCTTTGTGCATACATTCCCGGATGGTGACCGCGAGTTTTCTTTTTACAGAAAGCCGGGGGCAGACATGATGCTGACAGAAGAAGAGGTGGACTACGGCCTCATACGTCAGTCAAAGGTATTTCATTTCGGGACGCTTTCCATGACAGATGAACCGGTGATGAGCGCGACGAAGAAAGCGCTCGAAACTGCCAAAGAAGCAGGATGCCTCATCTCGTTTGATCCGAATCTGCGCCCGCCGCTCTGGGAATCGCTCGATAAGGCGAAGGAAGCTATGGAGTTCGGATTCCGCTATTGCGACATCCTGAAGATATCCGACAACGAGATTCAGTTTGTGTCAGGGAAAGAAGATTATGATGAGGGCATACTGTATCTGAAAGAAAAATATAAGATTCCGCTCATCTTCCTCACTATGGGCAAAGACGGAAGCAGGGCGTACTATAAGGGAACCCGTGTGGAACGCAAAGGGTTCCGGGTGAAAGCGATAGAGACGACCGGCGCCGGAGATACGTTCTGCGGCTGCGCCATAGGAGGAATACTGGATCATGGCCTGGACATGCTGACAGAGAGCCAGCTGGGCAATATCCTTACATATGCCAATGCAGGCGCCGCGCTTATCACGATGAAGAAGGGAGCCATACGCTCCATGCCGGAGCCTGCAGAGATCGAGGCATTGCTCCACAAGTAA
- a CDS encoding PolC-type DNA polymerase III has protein sequence MSKPFFEVFPTLKTDEDMKMLFSGVDVLKVTTNSDRTFIKVHILSRHLLQKKRIYEMEKMLKDQLFGHSRISTELVERYELSAQYTPENLMNEYLESMILELNTRSVVERSMLQSARYSFEDGNILCLELTDTIVAKGKKESLTSYLEKVFADRFGRRVEVRVVYEEAKDSKLKYNDVKIRQEVEAILEQTAAVHQEKAEQKKAAEEKKETPAKPGRQEKRDKYAFGSYRKPSDDPSLIWGRNFDDETIELEQVAGEMGEITIRGKVISFDTREIRNEKTIVMYAVTDFTDTITVKMFVRNEQLPDILGDIKKGAFLKIKGVTTIDKFDGELTIGSVTGIKKIADFTESRKDTAPEKRVELHCHSKMSDMDGVTEVKDLVKRAHDWGHKAIAITDHGVVQAFPDANHYIETLDKDDPFKVIYGVEGYLVDDLTDVAVNEKGQTLDDTFVVFDLETTGFSSIKDKIIEIGAVKVEGGRITEKFSTFVDPKIPIPFRITQLTGITDQMVMDAPEIEAALPAFLEFAGDAALVAHNAGFDVGFIDQNCRYMDITPDFTAVDTVAMSRILLPTLSKFKLNVVAKALNISLENHHRAVDDAGATAEIFVRFVDMLKERGIHTLARLNQFGSSNANAIRKLPSFHVIILAKNETGRVNLYKLISKSHLDYFGRQPRIPKSELSRHREGLIVGSACEAGELYQAILDDKSQERIARIVNFYDYLEIQPLGNNKFMIASERISKIHSEEDLKNVNRTIVKLGEKFRKPVVATCDVHFMDPEDEVYRRIIMAGKGFTDADEQAPLYLRTTDEMLAEFEYLGSAKAREVVIDNPNKIADSVERISPVRPDKCPPVIPDSDQMLRDICYNKARSMYGDELPEVVTERLERELNSIISNGFAVMYIIAQKLVWKSNEDGYLVGSRGSVGSSFVATMAGITEVNPLSPHYYCRSCHYSDFDSGDVRAYAGGCGWDMPDKVCPVCGEKLVKDGFDIPFETFLGFKGNKEPDIDLNFSGDYQSNAHKYTEVIFGDGQTFRAGTIGTLADKTAFGYVKNYFEERGQRKRNCEIDRIVQGCTGIRRSTGQHPGGIIVLPLGEDINSFTPVQHPANDMTTDIVTTHFDYHSIDHNLLKLDILGHDDPTMIKTLEEFISSPAMENEYNETDNRFDATKIPLDDRGVMSLFHDTSALGIKPDDIGGCPVGCLGIPEFGTEFVVQMVVDTKPQTLSDLIRISGLSHGTDVWLNNAQELIRSGKATISTAICTRDDIMTYLINKGMDSELSFTIMEKVRKGKGLTPEFEKAMKEADVPDWYIWSCKQIKYMFPKAHAAAYVMMAYRIAYCKINYPLAYYGAYFGIRADAFSYELMCQGKEKLKFYIEDYKRRSDSLSKKEQDTMKDMRIVQEMYARGYEFMPLDIYKAKASKFQIVDGRLMPPLSSIDGMGDKAAEAVEEAAKDGPYLSRDDFRQRTKVSKTVIDYMADMGLFGDIPESNQLSLFDLSM, from the coding sequence ATGAGTAAGCCATTTTTTGAAGTATTTCCTACATTAAAGACAGATGAAGATATGAAGATGTTATTTTCCGGCGTGGATGTCCTGAAGGTGACGACCAACTCGGACAGAACATTTATCAAAGTACATATATTGAGCCGTCATCTGCTTCAGAAGAAACGTATCTATGAGATGGAAAAGATGCTGAAGGACCAGCTGTTCGGGCACAGCAGGATAAGTACGGAGCTTGTGGAGAGGTATGAACTGTCCGCGCAGTATACGCCGGAAAATCTCATGAATGAATATCTGGAGAGTATGATCCTGGAGCTGAACACGAGAAGTGTTGTGGAGCGCAGCATGCTGCAGAGCGCCAGATATTCTTTTGAGGACGGCAATATTCTATGCCTGGAGCTGACAGATACCATTGTGGCCAAGGGGAAGAAGGAATCGCTCACCTCGTACCTGGAGAAAGTGTTCGCGGACAGATTCGGGCGCAGGGTGGAGGTCCGTGTCGTCTATGAGGAGGCAAAGGACAGCAAGCTGAAATACAATGATGTGAAAATACGGCAGGAGGTTGAGGCGATCCTTGAACAGACCGCCGCCGTTCATCAGGAGAAAGCGGAACAGAAGAAGGCGGCGGAGGAGAAGAAAGAGACTCCCGCTAAGCCGGGCCGGCAGGAGAAGAGAGACAAATACGCGTTCGGGAGTTACAGGAAGCCGTCCGATGACCCGAGTCTTATCTGGGGAAGAAATTTTGACGATGAGACGATCGAGCTTGAGCAGGTTGCAGGAGAGATGGGAGAGATCACCATACGCGGCAAAGTCATCAGCTTTGACACGAGAGAGATCCGCAACGAAAAGACGATCGTCATGTACGCGGTCACTGACTTTACCGATACGATCACCGTAAAAATGTTTGTGAGAAACGAACAGCTCCCGGATATTCTGGGTGATATCAAAAAGGGAGCATTTCTGAAAATAAAAGGCGTCACGACGATCGACAAGTTTGACGGAGAGCTTACGATCGGTTCTGTGACTGGGATCAAAAAGATAGCGGATTTTACAGAATCAAGGAAAGACACTGCGCCGGAAAAGAGGGTGGAGCTGCACTGTCATTCCAAGATGAGCGATATGGACGGTGTGACGGAAGTAAAAGATCTCGTGAAACGGGCGCACGACTGGGGACACAAAGCCATCGCCATCACGGATCACGGCGTGGTGCAGGCGTTTCCCGATGCCAACCACTATATCGAGACGCTTGATAAGGACGATCCGTTTAAGGTCATATACGGGGTGGAAGGATATCTCGTGGACGATCTCACAGACGTCGCGGTCAATGAAAAGGGACAGACACTCGATGATACATTCGTCGTATTTGACCTCGAGACGACCGGGTTCAGTTCCATCAAGGATAAAATTATCGAGATTGGCGCTGTGAAAGTGGAAGGCGGGCGGATCACGGAGAAGTTCAGCACATTCGTCGATCCGAAGATCCCGATCCCGTTCCGCATTACCCAGCTGACGGGCATCACGGACCAGATGGTCATGGACGCGCCTGAGATCGAAGCGGCGCTTCCGGCGTTTCTGGAATTTGCCGGGGACGCTGCCCTTGTGGCGCACAACGCCGGATTCGACGTGGGATTCATAGACCAGAACTGCCGGTATATGGATATCACTCCGGATTTTACAGCTGTGGATACGGTGGCCATGTCCAGGATACTCCTTCCTACGCTGTCTAAATTCAAGCTGAATGTAGTTGCCAAGGCGCTTAATATTTCACTGGAAAACCATCACCGGGCAGTGGACGACGCGGGAGCGACAGCGGAGATATTCGTCCGGTTCGTGGATATGCTTAAGGAGAGAGGGATCCATACGCTTGCAAGGCTCAACCAGTTCGGTTCATCGAACGCCAACGCTATAAGGAAGCTTCCGTCGTTTCACGTCATTATACTGGCTAAAAACGAGACGGGCAGGGTCAACCTGTATAAACTGATATCCAAATCCCATCTCGATTACTTTGGGAGGCAGCCGAGAATTCCAAAAAGCGAACTGTCCAGACACAGAGAGGGACTCATAGTGGGCAGCGCCTGCGAGGCGGGAGAACTGTACCAGGCGATTCTGGACGACAAGTCTCAGGAGCGCATCGCACGTATCGTGAATTTTTACGATTATCTGGAGATACAGCCGCTTGGCAACAATAAATTTATGATCGCAAGCGAAAGAATCTCCAAGATACATTCAGAGGAAGATCTAAAGAACGTGAACCGGACGATCGTAAAGCTCGGGGAAAAGTTCAGGAAGCCTGTGGTAGCCACGTGTGACGTTCATTTTATGGATCCGGAGGATGAAGTGTACCGCAGGATCATCATGGCGGGCAAGGGCTTCACGGATGCGGACGAACAGGCGCCGCTGTATCTGCGCACGACGGATGAGATGCTGGCGGAATTCGAGTATCTCGGCTCTGCGAAAGCGAGGGAGGTCGTCATAGACAATCCGAATAAGATCGCGGATTCTGTGGAAAGGATATCCCCGGTGCGTCCGGACAAATGTCCTCCTGTCATCCCGGATTCGGACCAGATGCTGCGCGATATCTGTTACAATAAAGCCCGTTCCATGTATGGGGACGAACTTCCTGAGGTCGTTACGGAGCGGCTGGAGCGGGAACTGAACTCCATCATATCCAACGGTTTTGCCGTGATGTACATCATAGCCCAGAAGCTGGTGTGGAAGTCAAACGAAGACGGGTATCTGGTAGGCTCGCGTGGTTCAGTCGGCTCTTCCTTTGTCGCTACGATGGCGGGGATCACGGAAGTAAATCCACTGAGTCCGCACTACTACTGCAGGAGCTGCCACTACAGTGATTTTGATTCCGGCGATGTGCGTGCGTATGCTGGAGGATGCGGCTGGGATATGCCGGATAAAGTGTGTCCCGTCTGCGGTGAGAAGCTCGTAAAAGACGGCTTCGACATTCCGTTTGAGACGTTCCTTGGCTTTAAGGGAAACAAAGAGCCGGACATTGACTTGAACTTTTCCGGGGATTATCAAAGTAATGCACACAAATATACAGAAGTCATATTCGGCGACGGGCAGACGTTCCGGGCCGGTACGATCGGAACGCTCGCCGATAAGACGGCCTTTGGCTATGTAAAGAATTATTTTGAAGAGCGGGGCCAGAGGAAGCGCAACTGTGAGATCGACAGGATCGTCCAGGGGTGCACCGGGATCAGGAGGAGCACGGGACAGCATCCGGGCGGCATTATCGTGCTTCCCCTCGGGGAGGATATTAACTCCTTTACGCCGGTGCAGCATCCAGCCAACGATATGACGACGGACATCGTCACGACACATTTTGATTACCACTCTATCGACCATAACCTGCTCAAGCTCGATATACTCGGCCATGACGATCCGACGATGATCAAGACGCTGGAGGAATTCATAAGCTCTCCGGCGATGGAAAATGAATACAATGAGACAGACAACCGTTTTGACGCCACAAAGATCCCGCTGGATGACAGAGGAGTCATGTCGCTGTTTCACGACACTTCAGCGCTCGGCATCAAGCCTGACGATATCGGAGGCTGTCCGGTAGGGTGTCTCGGCATCCCCGAATTCGGGACGGAATTTGTAGTGCAGATGGTGGTGGACACGAAACCGCAGACACTTTCAGACCTGATACGTATCTCAGGGCTGTCACACGGTACAGACGTGTGGCTCAACAACGCCCAGGAACTGATCAGGAGCGGAAAGGCGACGATCTCCACCGCCATCTGTACCCGTGACGATATTATGACTTACCTGATCAATAAAGGGATGGACAGTGAGCTTTCCTTTACGATCATGGAGAAGGTAAGAAAGGGAAAAGGGCTGACGCCGGAATTTGAAAAGGCGATGAAGGAGGCGGATGTGCCGGACTGGTATATCTGGTCGTGCAAGCAGATAAAGTATATGTTCCCGAAGGCCCACGCCGCGGCGTATGTCATGATGGCATACCGGATCGCCTACTGTAAGATCAATTATCCGCTTGCGTACTACGGCGCGTATTTTGGGATCCGCGCTGATGCGTTTTCTTATGAATTAATGTGCCAGGGAAAGGAAAAACTAAAGTTCTATATAGAGGATTATAAGCGCCGTTCCGATTCCCTCAGCAAAAAAGAACAGGATACGATGAAGGATATGAGGATCGTCCAGGAGATGTACGCAAGAGGCTATGAGTTTATGCCTCTGGACATTTATAAGGCAAAGGCGTCCAAGTTCCAGATCGTTGACGGCAGACTGATGCCGCCGCTCTCGAGCATAGACGGAATGGGAGACAAGGCGGCCGAGGCGGTGGAGGAAGCGGCCAAGGACGGCCCGTATCTGTCCAGGGATGATTTCAGGCAGCGCACAAAGGTCAGCAAGACGGTGATCGATTATATGGCTGATATGGGGCTGTTCGGGGATATTCCGGAGTCCAACCAGCTGTCGCTGTTCGACCTGAGCATGTAG